The genomic DNA aataaaatattttaaattacacTAAATAAGAGAAAAATATAGATGTATAAAACAAAAGCAGGTGATAGTAAATGCACAGTATAGATATACTTCTTGCAGTAATGTTAAACTGAAATGCATAACACACATGAATACACAATACACatgcataaataaacaaaaaatattaatttaatatCTATAATAATACACTGCTTTTATACAGCACTTTTAATATATTCAAAAGGCGTAAgtaaaaatgtcatttaaataaaaaaacaacttatatgATATACTAGAGTAATTTTTTGGGGAGACAATGCAAAAAATGTATAGTATAAATTGATTTATTCAGTTCATAGTAATGGAATAATTGTAATTAATTTCAAATTAAAAGATCTACTTTTCTCCAGATCGGTAAGGCAAAAGCatgcaattttaaaaaaagagtaATGCTATTTAACCAGCAAACAACATTGTCATGTTCCCATGCATATCCCACATAACATTCCAAGCACATGTCATCACATGTGACATTTGTTACACCAATGTTGTCCACTCATGTCCAATAAATCCATTTGAATGTGTTGtgtgttcaacaacaacaacaggaccTTTGTGCTGACCTGTTGATGAGTGGAGCTCTTCTCGCCACTTTGCACACAAAATGCTGCAGGAAGGGATCATGGAAGTAACCCTGAGCTGCAGCAGACACTTTACTGAGCACACTGCTGTCATTAGTGCCCTGCACCTGTGCACAACACACTGCTGTCATTAGTGCCCTGCACCTGTGCACAACACACTGCTGTCATTAGTGCCCTGCACCTGTGCACAACACACACCTGAATACAAAGACTattaccagaggtgggtagtaacgcaccacatttacatctacttgagtaacttttgggataaattgtacttctaagagtagttttaatgcaacatacttttacttgagtatatttatagagaaaaaacactacttttactccgctccatttatctacattcagctcgctactcgctgcTGATttgtatcgatctgttaatgcacgctttgtttgttttggtttgtcagacagaccttcaaagtaggatctatcgcatgcctgcgtttcaccaatcaaacagagccaggcggtcacatgattaactgcacataaagtttcagcggcaaacaacaacaagcttaagcttacatgaactcaacgtcaaatttgaggaagcacatcacggtaagtaacgttagtagatattttggctgtcaccgtaggctgatgttagcttccctgctatgaatcactgtcaaatgtacatcgtgtggggacatttattaacgcactgcagcctcatagacagacagacagtagtgatgggtccgacaacaccgatgcatcggcgcatgcgtcgagctcatagagcaaaaccctgtgtcggtgcgcgtaccgcttttagaaagtcacgtgaccaatcatgagctgtttcggtcacgtgaccgatacgcaaactgtgtcgcactgacgcctcctctgtgccctgtgagcgggtcttttctacagccggagaaataataactaagaagagaaaccGTCTAAAAtctaatacgttggaaaaactgtttttttaagtaaaaaaaaataaaaaaattcccagtccacaagcatcgtcattcacaacacgttctcttagatttccatgttatgatacatgttcacattattgactgtacctaaaaaagataaaaatatttttttatttaaatgaagatatgaaataatcctaaatgaaatacaatgacttggtttatattattgaatatactaggtcataaaatcagtgtcagttgagtcggtccataggttgcctgtagggatttttaacgtccagcagatgtcagtatttatcgacacagtatcaatacagttttgcaatgtgtcaaaacgcttcatgacgcctcatcaacccatcactaacagACAgagacccacacacacacacacacacacacacgcatgcatgaatagaaacaccaatcagtgtgttcccaggtgcagcccacacctatcagtttatggcatacttgccaaccctcccgtttttagcgggagaatcccggtattcagcgcctctcccgacaacctcccggcagagattttctcccgacaaactcccggtattcagccggagctggaggccacgccccctccagctcaatgcggacctgagactgagtggggacagcctgttctcacgtccgctttcccacaatataaacagcctgcctgcccaatgacgtcataacatctagggcttttagagagtggagtgcacaactgcgcacacaacgaggagacgaagcagaagaacgaggaaattacagacatggcgacgccgtcgacgagcaagatgaagaaatacgcttgcaagttccaaaacgaatggaaacaagaatttcagtacatccaggacagttcgaaggggaaggtgtatgttgcctgtacattttgtagaacagacttctccattgaacacagtggccgaaatgatatactcatcatgaacggagaagttaaacaggacaatactgccatctaatggatagccactgaaattcaagtattttttttctttctatgtaaataaaataaataaatatatagctagaattcactatttcatacatacatatatatatatgaaatacttgagttggtgaattctagctgtaaataaccacgccccccacccccgatattggaggtctcaaggttggcaagtatggtttatggtttgcgtaaaggctaacttgttattttcctttgtaatctctgcctactgagcctatggtgatgttaagttattgtggctcaatttgccttaatttttttaatgttaatgtatcATTTAATATATActcttgttttagttgcttaagtgaatttgctcattgctatttttatgtttttgtgcatttgttgccgtcatcattaaacgaacaggttactcatcagttactcagtacttgagtagttttttcacaaaatactttttacttttactcaagtaattatttgggtgactactccttacttttacttgagtaatacatctctaaagtaacagtactcttacttgagtacaatgtctggctactctacccacctctgactaTTACTACATGGGTGCTCTACAATAGACATCAAATTGAAACTCACCGCTGTGTCAGCGCCCTTCTGCTTCTTTCCGTTAGTCATAACGTGGGTACGTGCTTGTATTTCTTGGAATAAAATGTTTACGTACACATTTGTTTGCTATTTTAAATGCCTATTTGACCACCTTGTATAGTCACTAATGAAACCATTGTCGACGTTTCCTTGTTCGCCATTAAAGTTCGCTACTGCCACACAGCGCCCCCACGGGGCCCGGAGGAAGCGACAAGCGTTGACGCCGCGATAGTCATGTTTAATTGTAAACTGCTTGGCCTCTGCCTATTTATTCCGTGCTCTCCGTCAAATGTATTTAAACGTTTCTGATGAAAATTTTAAATTTGTTGCTAAACGTCGGGTCGTGTTGCTCTAAACTCGCTCGCTCGTCTGCGCGGTAGCCAATGCGCATGCGCTATTTCCCAACAGGAAGTGTTTATGCCGTCAACCAGCTGATGCAGCGACGTTATTGTCAACGGTACGGGCAAGCGACGTTCTTTAGGGTAAGtgtttatttttaaattcaaacgtCATATTGCTAGTGAGTCGTGACGTGAGCTTGGATGAGGTATTTAGGTTTGGTATCTAAGATGTCGTTCAACCTGCAGTGGTCATAGCGGTGTCATGCTAGCAGCACATAAACACACGATCAAAAATGGCCACAGGAATAAACACAGAAGCCAATTAAATGTTTTGACTTCAACATGACGAGAGTTTTGGGTTTTATGTTACAACGCTGTTGTGATGGATATCctgcatctacaaaccccgtttccatatgagttgagaaattgtgttagatgtaaatataaacggaatacaatgatttgcaagtccttttcaacccatattcaattgaatgcactacaaagacaagatattttatgttcaaactcataaactttttttttttagcgaataataacttagaatttcatggctgcaacacgtgccaaagtagttgggaaagggcatgttcaccactgtgttacatggcctttccttttaacaacactcagtaaatgtttgggaactgaggagacacatttttgaagcttctcaggtggaattctttcccattcttgcttgagttgttcaacagtccgggggtctccgttgtggtattttaggcttcataatgcgccacacattttcaatgggagactggtctggactacaggcaggccagtctagtacccgcactcttttactatgaagccacgttgatgtaacacgtggcttggcattgtcttgctgaaataagcaggggcgtccatggtaacgttgcttggatggcaacatatgttgctccaaaacctgtatgtacctttcagcattaatggtgccttcacagatgtgtaagttacccatgtcttgggcactaatacacccccataccatcacagatgctggcttttacactttgcgcctttaacaatccgaatggttcttttcctccttggtccagaggacacaacgtccagtttccaaaaacaattttaaatgtggacttgtcagaccactgaacacttttccactttgtatcagtccatcttagatgagctcaggcccaacgaagccgacggcgtttctgggtgttgttgataaacggttttcgccttgcataggagagttttaacttgcacttacagatgtagcgaccaactgtagttactgacagtgggtttctgaacctgagcccatgtggtgatatcctttacacactgatgtcgcttgttgatgcagtacagcctgagggatcgaaggtcacgggcttagctgcttacatgcagtgatttctccagattctctgaaccctttgatgatgttacgggccgtagatggtgaaatccctaaattccttgcaatagctggttgagaaaggtttttcttaaactgttcaacaatttgctcacgcgtttgttgacaaagtggtgaccctcgccccatccttgtttgtgaatgactgagcatttcatggaatctacttttatacccaatcatggcacccacctgttcccaattagcctgttcacctgtgggatgttccaaataagtgtttgatgagcattcctcaactttatcagtatttattgccacctttcccaacttctttgtcacgtgttgctggcatcaaattctaaagttaatgattatttgcacaaaaaaaaaagtttatcagtttgaacatcaaatatgttgtctttgtagcatattcaactgaatatgggttgaaaatgatttgcaaatcattgtattccgtttatatttacatctaacacaatttcccaactcatatggaaacggggtttgtataaagagGAGACATCTTGTTACTGAATACCATACCACCTACAAATGTAACCCATCAATAATGTCCCATGCAAATCAATTGCATGGCAAAAGTCCCATGCTTCCAAgtctccatttttttcctgcagtACTGTTCCCACCAAGACTGGCCCCCGGACATCAGCAGCCAGCCTTGACCGCACAGCTGGAGGCAGCGCCAAGTGACCAGCAGAATCCCAGAGCCACCTTGTCCTTCAGCGGTACGGCACCCTCGCACGGGTCGCTATGAGCTCCAGAGGGAGTGGTGCTGGCCGCTCCAACGGCACGCTACCACAGACTAAGATCTGCCAGTTCAAACTGGTGCTGCTGGGCGACATGGCCGTGGGCAAGTCCAGCCTGGTGCTGCGCTTCGTCAAGGGACAGTTTGACGAGTTTCAGGAGACCACCATCGGAGGTGAGGagctggcatacttgccaaccttgagacctccgaattcgggagatttggggggcggggggggggggggagaggttgaggtggggggtgggagcATAGGGGGTaactgggggtgtatattgtaggtcccggaagagttactgttgcaaggggttctgggtatttgttctgttgtgtttatgttgtgttacggtgcaggtgttctcccgaaatgtgtatgtcattcttgttcggtgtggggcatatttgtaacagtgttaaagttgtttatacgggcaccctcagtgtgacctgtatggctgttgaccaagtagggctgcaacaactaatcgattataaaactagttggtgattaatttagtcatcgattcgcaggctactttttttttaataaacctttatttataaactgcaacatttacaaacagctgagaaacaataatcaaaataagtatggtgccagtatgctgtttttttccaataaaatactggaaaggatagaaatgtagtttgtctattttatccgattattaatcgattaatcgaagtaataatcgacagattaatcgattatcaaataagttgttagttgcagccctatgacCAAGTATacattgcattcacttgcgtgtgtcggaagccgtagatattatgagactgggccggcacgcccccgatattgttgtctgagtggaaattgggagaaattcgggaggatggttgccccgggagattttcgggaggggcactgaaatttgggagtctcccgggaaaatcgggagggttggcaagtatgggagcCGGTGAGGAGCGAAGTGAACCATGGGGATGTGTTAACGTGTCGTTTGTTTCTCCAGCTGCTTTCCTGGCCCAGTCGGTATGTTTAGACGACACCACGGTCAAGTTTGAGATCTGGGACACTGCGGGACAGGAGCGCTACCACAGCCTGGCGCCCATGTACTACAGAGGGGCTCAGGCCGCAATCGTGGTCTTCGACATCACCAAGCCGGTATGCAATAAGTACTCCATTGACATGAGAACCTCTTAAGATGATTTCTAAACTATTTTTATCAGGAGATGGCATGAAAATATGCAGGGCAGGCCCCTGATCATCATCGTGGTCGTTGGGCTCTGCAGGTGTTTGCACATTGTACTTTGATACAGTTACACTTTGTTTCTGTCAAATTTGTAATCATTTTAGtttgtccattcaaaagcccatagagatattTGCTAATTTAACATCGCTTCGAACACAGATTTACAACCGTTTTTCTAAAATGACCGTACCATTTAAGTTGATATTGTAGCCAAACCTTTCCCCTAAAGATGTAATGTCTAAACAACATTACATTTTGCATCGTTTTTGCCcatttgttgtgttttgtttactttttcaaaaATTGCCGAAGCGGCACATCCGTTTTGAATAGGCTTTACAATGGGAGGAGATAACACTTTTCTCTACCCTTGGACTTATCaacttatttttttcctttttcatatgaactttggacattatctggagtaTAAACACATGACTATAGAACATAATGGATTCAACTGAATTGTAGTcaatgtagtgttttagtttaTTGTTCATGTTATTGCTtatagtaaatacaaatctttacataactACATTATTTCTTAATATTGAATTCGATAAACGTACATGAACTGCATTTTATGTCGGGTTGGTTGTGTCTCTTATGCACACACTCCAACTGTACCAGTTAGTTAAAGGTGCAGCAGGTCACTGTCAGGACAACAGATTTAACAAATAACGGTCAATATTTATTACAATTAGAAGTTAAACTGAATAAAATTTGTAGTTCGGGCCAAAAAGGTGACTGATGTTCAGGCTGTCAATTACGGTTGCTTGCACAAACGCGCTTGTATATTcacaaaaacaacttcaaaagctAAATAATCTAAAAACAGGCGCTATTATCCTCATGAAATTATCTGCTTAGGAAAAGCTTTTCCTAAACATTGGCTTTGCAACAGAACATTATCCTTTAGTCTTGTGCGTGTGTAGCAGTGTGGCGTAACATGCTTTGTGAAAGCAGGAAGAGGGCGGGATACGCTTTCAGCTCGTTTAATATTTGAGCGCCCTCTAAGCAGCTGCCTAACCGCTGCAAACAAACCCTCTAACCACATTACATCATAACAAGAAAACCCTCACATGCTGACTTGATGACTGATGATTTTGCACATGTTTAAGTGTAAAATAAGTTCAACTCAAGATAATTTATAAACTAATATGACAAAAATGTTGTTCATAAAATAATTAGACTGtaaaatgttgctttttttaacttgattttttaaattgtatttactacctacctactcagtggcctagtggttagagtgtccgccctgagataggtaggttgtgagtagagatgtccgatatcatcggccgataaatgctttaaaatgtaatatcggaaatgatcggtatcgttttttttattaaatcaacataaaaaacacaagatacacttacaattagtgcaccaacccaaaaaacctccctcctccatttacactcattcacacaaaagggttgtttctttctattgttaatattatggttcctacattatatatcaatatagtctgcaagggatacagtccgtaagcacacatgattgtgcgtgctgctggtccactaatagtactaacctttaacacttaattttactcattttcattaattactagtttctatgtaactgtttttatattgttttacattctttttttattcaagaattttttttaaatttatttatcttattttattaattttaaaaaaaaggaccttatcttcaccatacctggttgtccaaattaggcataataatgtgttaattccaagactgtatatatcggtatcggttgatatcggtatctgtaattaaagagttggacaatatcagaacattggatatcggcaaaaagccattatcggacatccctagttgtgagttcaaaccccggccgagtcataccaaagactataaaaatgggacccattacctccctgcttggcactcagcatcaagggttggaattgggggttaaatcaccaaaaatgattccaagGCGCggcacagctgctgcccactgctcccctcacctctcagggggtgaacaaggggatgggtcaaatgcagaggacacatttcaccacacttagtgtgtgtgtgacaatcattggtactttaactttaacttaacttaatatatTTGATTACCGTACTAGAAGTCGCTActttttccccacgctttgaaccctacACTTTATACAATGCCGCGGCTAATTTCTGGATTTTTCCGAGTCCACAAGGTTCACTGGCTGACAATAAATTTAGCTTCTTCgcatcagaccaatgaaattgttccCACTAAATCAAACGCACTCACataatcattcagtcagccatttaacTTGTTATGCTCCTCCCTTCGTCATGGAGATTTGTCAAAATGCACACAACGCAGCCCTGAAGCCAAAGACGATCGACCCTTCCATCAAAAAAGGAAACAGCCAAGGCGCAGAACAAAAATGCAACACTAAATGGCCCCAAAAGTCCAGACTGCCGCACGCGCCAAAGAAgatgtcttaaaggggaactgcactttattttgaattttgcctatcgttcgcaatcattatgagagacaagaaaacagaTTACAATTAAATAACAGTCAGCTTATAATTGAGTCTTCGATTCCAACCATAGAGcccataaataaccaaaaaatggcaacaatactctatttacattttgtgatctgAATTTTAACCAggcattagcaatattgttattataagcgctaacgcagacaaaataTTTTTAGCGGTGCATTATCACAGAGagctaccgcatttttcggactataaatcgctccggattaTAAAtcgtaccggccgaaaatgcataataaagaaggaaaaaaacatatataagtcgcattttttggggaaatgtatttgataaaagccaacaccaagaatagacatttgaaaggcaatttaaaataaataaagaatagtgaacaacaggctgaataagtgtacgttatatgaggcataaataaccaactgagaacgtgcctggtatgttaacgtaacatattatggtaagagtcattcaaataactataacatgctatacgtttaccaaacaatctgtcactcctaatcgctaaatcccatgaaatcttataccagtacgtctagtctcttacgtgaatgagctaaataatattatttgatattttacgctaatgtgttaatcatttcacacataagttgctcctgagtataagtcgcacccccggccaaactatgaaaaaaactgcgacttatagtccgaaaaatacggtaattagctTGTGGCTGCTATATTGATGtcatgagccggtgagctgctttctcgccccggtgctcgtgaaagtttattccagatcataaattatgtctctcaccttgatactagaaggatgaggacataatccaacaagttggtcaactttggcatccaatttaggcCCGGAAATggagagaaagacacgaaaagacgctcggtTGCAGCCCTCTTTTTTTGCCCAAGGATTATGAGtctttcttcatctaaatgggaatatatcaacatcctagcagtcagcatcccagtgacagtagacattgtaaagtaagtgatgttttattatgtttgttggctctcatcaagtaagcagtgagtaataatcagtgatgttgacgAAGAAAAAAGTGAACATAATGATGCATTTGTGAATTGAatgcgccgccgtatgcttaacaTGTGCAACatgcgtaaatattacatgttattataattgTGCCTgttaatacatgttttttttaacgctttataggcagaatagagcgactttcatatgctccattgtaagctggaTTTTGATCGcaattatttactagttagaatgcataaaaaaagaaaacctgtGTGCTTggcttacataatgattgtgaatgattggcaaaattccctccgaaaagtgcagttctcctttgagTGGTTTCAGCACGCAGGAGAAGACATAGACCGCACTCAATGACTCCTGTGTGTTGTGTCACAGGCACACATTGTTAAATTTGTGAATGATCACAAGGGactgtaaatatttcatgtttcaatgtgtacactTGCGGCTTATAGATTTCTACAGCCAATATGTACAAAATAGAATTTGTCAAAAATAGGTAAGTGAGGCTTATTTTTAGATTCCTGAAAATTACTGTACTTTATAAACTTGGAAAACTGAAATCTCTACGTTGTTCATTAAAAAACGTACTAGTAAAatctctttttaaaaatgtaaactttttttgGCCCAATACAGTTAATTAAATATTCATGTAATTGATTaaatttttacattgttttatatatatcatttttGACCCCCCCAGGCTTATAAGTATAGTGTGTTTAATCGTAGCCATGTATTGTCATGTCGTCGTGCTCAGGAGACCTTTGAGAGGGCCAAGGCTTGGGTGAAGGAGCTGCAGAGGCAGGCCAGTCCCAACATCGTCATCGCTTTGGCAGGAAACAAGGCTGATCTGTCAGAGAAGAGACTAGTCGAATATGAGGTCAGCAGCATCTCCGGGTGTTACTgttagaaaaaacaaaaaacatcaagtATTGTTACTCTTTGGTCTCTTGCTCCTGACAATTTTTGAAATGCGTGTTTCTTTTTGTCACGTGTGCCGAAGGAAGCGCAGACGTATGCCGACGACACCGGCCTGCTCTTCATGGAAACCTCGGCCAAGACCGCCATGAACGTCAACGAGCTCTTCCTGGCTATTGGTGAGTTTTGGTCACATTTAGACAAACAAGGAACATTCTCAATTGACTTTAAAACAATAAACACATTGAgcagtaatacaaataataaaaaatatatttctgtaTTAAAACAGTAAATTTTACTAGCAttaattatatgtatgtgtatatatatatatatatatatatatatatatatatatatatatatatatatatatatatatatatatatatatatatatatacattcatacacacagtacagatgtataatgtatttacacAATGggctaaatgaagataaaatacaaaaatatgtatTCTTGTATTTtcgatgtgtaaaaaaaaaagttttatctgTTTTTATAATTGGCAACACAATTTGcaaaacaaataatttaaaaaaaatccctgcTTTTTATATTGGATGAAAAAAAGATAGGATTTGTGCATTAAAACAGCTGAAACATAAAACCAAGCTTTGCACCTGACCTCTTAATAATTAAGACGTTGGTCATTGATTTCACAGGTGATCATTAAGAAGCCTCCTGTTCTCATGTTTTGCAGCCAAAAAGATGCCAAAAACAGACACCCAGAACCCGACACATGCGGCACGACATCGGGGGGTCAACCTACAGGACCCGGACGCCCGCTCCTCCAGAGCTTGCTGCGGGGGGAACTAGACAACCATCCCTTAACCTTTCCCCCCACTCCTCTTCTCCCTGCCATGTGACTCCACTACAACCCCCCTAAACGCATCCCGTCTCCCTCAGCCAGCTTCCATTCAATGAATCAAGCAATGGTCAAGTATGACAAGGATGGTGTTGACTGAGAAAGAGAGACCATGGAGAAGGACACTAATTGTGATTATTCAGCCTTTCATCATTTCAGCTCGAGTCCTGTCTGATTGTCTAATAATACTA from Entelurus aequoreus isolate RoL-2023_Sb linkage group LG10, RoL_Eaeq_v1.1, whole genome shotgun sequence includes the following:
- the rab5b gene encoding ras-related protein Rab-5B; this encodes MSSRGSGAGRSNGTLPQTKICQFKLVLLGDMAVGKSSLVLRFVKGQFDEFQETTIGAAFLAQSVCLDDTTVKFEIWDTAGQERYHSLAPMYYRGAQAAIVVFDITKPETFERAKAWVKELQRQASPNIVIALAGNKADLSEKRLVEYEEAQTYADDTGLLFMETSAKTAMNVNELFLAIAKKMPKTDTQNPTHAARHRGVNLQDPDARSSRACCGGN